A genomic region of Papaver somniferum cultivar HN1 chromosome 7, ASM357369v1, whole genome shotgun sequence contains the following coding sequences:
- the LOC113293634 gene encoding uncharacterized protein LOC113293634, which yields MAGTYLEKLLPELEKAMKNFAHKCSAVARLYRTLLNAWSFKTTPGRKATVLKVLPAAIMWSLWKETNMRAFQNITKTQEGIIDSIKWTVAYWLHDKGPFKNVSMDHFVIRWKEVIFHRP from the exons ATGGCTGGCACTTATTTGGAGAAACTCCTCCCAG AACTTGAGAAAGCAATGAAGAACTTTGCTCATAAATGCAGTGCCGTTGCTAGACTATACAG AACTCTGTTGAATGCCTGGTCCTTTAAGACGACTCCTGGTCGAAAAGCGACTGTGCTAAAGGTCCTTCCGGCAGCTATTATGTGGAGTTTATGGAAAGAAACAAATATGCGAGCCTTCCAGAATATCACCAAGACTCAAGAGGGGATCATAGACTCTATCAAGTGGACGGTAGCTTACTGGTTGCATGATAAAGGTCCCTTCAAAAACGTGTCTATGGATCACTTTGTAATCAGGTGGAAAGAGGTGATTTTCCACCGTCCTTGA
- the LOC113296354 gene encoding uncharacterized protein LOC113296354 → MTANPNWTEIKEALYPHQTASHRPDLVARVFEMKRKALLDEIVEKKVFGDVVGYVYTIEFQKRGLPHMHLLIYLEKSRKIRTVDQVDRYVSAEFPDEQSDPVLFDTVRKCMVHGPCGDRNKESPCMKKGKCTKHYPKSYNDTTCLDGGGYPVYRRRNNGVEVVVRGGRKTTNIDVVPYNPHLLRMFNCHINVEVCVGIRAVKYINKYIYKGYDKTTFVVGSADEIHIYIDARYIGPPEVVWHLFGYRMHKKMPHMERLAIHLKGMQRIVYESEASTEGVTQTAENYKSKLMAYFEYYYENPDAPAYAYQEFPQHMVWKADKSRWEVRQKQFVIARMYLVSPNACELFYLRLLLTVVAGARSFEHLRIVNGVLHPTYKKACVELGLLESDGEFVNCLREAATVQTEIHMRNLFKIILSDGNPAGPELLWKEFKINICDDLQHVVKRKYGILEPTDEEIEEYGLYLIDKLLHKDQLEKNIANLNEEQLTAFKVVTYSVERKDGSKFFLNGSAGTGKTFVYDAIAASCRLKGDIVLTVASSGIASLILEGGRTAHSIFRIPIDITSTSICSIAKQKEEAEFIKHATLIIWDEVPMQHRHCIEAVNRLLQDIHENKKDDFGGVTVVMGGDFRQTLLVIPNGDRAEIVGVGSEPVDKVDVPSAVNVCKNRRELITKLYPCLKKTQIWRGDEECYEQVSEEELTNRMILTARNDDVNEINAKALNFLDGDTHTYLAADKLTPDESGRIPPISNEFLQNLNPPGMPLFKLQLKVGCPIILMRNLAPSEGLFNGTRLLVTHCGKYLIQAKILTGKKSKIGEKVMLPRIPSQYFIVEHKYAETAVSNSVGVCDDDQQISRTVGATRWH, encoded by the exons ATGACGGCGAATCCAAACTGGACAGAGATAAAAGAAGCACTTTATCCTCACCAGACTGCATCTCACCGTCCAGATTTAGTTGCGCGAGTATTTGAGATGAAAAGAAAGGCGTTGCTGGATGAGATAGTCGAAAAGAAGGTGTTTGGGGATGTGGTCGGGTACGTGTATACCATTGAGTTTCAGAAACGTGGATTGCCTCATATGCATTTActtatatatcttgagaagtcgcGGAAAATACGTACAGTTGACCAGGTAGATAGATACGTGTCTGCTGAATTTCCCGACGAGCAGAGTGACCCAGTCCTGTTTGATACGGTTAGAAAATGCATGGTCCACGGACCCTGCGGTGATAGAAATAAAGAATCTCCTTGCATGAAAAAAGGAAAATGCACCAAACATTATCCAAAGAGCTATAACGATACGACTTGCTTGGACGGAGGTGGGTATCCGGTTTATCGTCGCAGGAATAACGGTGTTGAGGTGGTTGTTCGCGGTGGACGTAAGACAACAAATATTGACGTTGTACCTTACAACCCGCATCTGCTGCGGATGTTTAATTGCCATATAAACGTCGAGGTATGTGTTGGGATAAGGGCGGTTAAGTACATCAACAAGTACATATACAAGGGGTATGACAAAACAACATTTGTAGTTGGATCGGCAGATGAGATACATATATACATTGATGCAAGGTACATAGGTCCTCCAGAAGTTGTTTGGCATCTGTTTGGGTACCGTATGCATAAGAAAATGCCACACATGGAAAGGTTGGCAATACACCTTAAAGGTATGCAGAGAATTGTATATGAATCCGAAGCATCGACTGAAGGAGTTACACAAACAGCTGAGAATTATAAATCTAAACTGATGGCATACTTTGAGTACTATTATGAAAATCCCGATGCCCCTGCATACGCGTATCAAGAATTTCCGCAACATATGGTGTGGAAAGCAGATAAATCTAGATGGGAAGTCAGGCAAAAACAATTTGTGATAGCTAGGATGTACCTTGTCTCTCCGAACGCATGTGAATTGTTCTACTTGAGATTGCTATTGACTGTTGTGGCGGGCGCCAGGTCGTTCGAACATCTGAGGATTGTTAATGGCGTGTTACATCCAACCTACAAAAAAGCATGCGTTGAGCTTGGGTTATTAGAGAGCGACGGTGAATTTGTAAATTGCCTGAGGGAAGCAGCAACTGTTCAGACAGAAATCCATATGAGAAACCTCTTCAAGATAATCCTGTCAGATGGAAATCCAGCTGGACCAGAATTGTTATGGAAAGAATTCAAGATTAATATATGCGATGATTTACAGCACGTTGTTAAAAGAAAGTATGGCATCCTAGAACCAACGGATGAGGAGATTGAAGAATACGGACTTTACCTGATTGATAAATTGTTGC ATAAGGATCAGCTTGAGAAGAATATCGCAAACTTGAATGAGGAGCAGCTCACGGCTTTCAAGGTAGTGACATATTCCGTGGAGCGAAAAGACGGGTCTAAATTCTTTCTGAATGGTAGTGCAGGGACAGGAAAGACATTTGTCTACGACGCCATTGCTGCGAGCTGCCGTCTGAAGGGAGATATTGTTTTGACTGTTGCGTCGTCCG GAATAGCTTCCTTGATTTTGGAGGGAGGCCGTACTGCACATTCAATATTCAGAATTCCCATAGATATAACAAGCACCAGCATTTGTTCAATAGCTAAACAAAAGGAAGAAGCTGAATTTATAAAACATGCGACTTTGATTATATGGGATGAGGTGCCGATGCAGCATAGACATTGTATCGAGGCTGTGAACAGGTTGCTCCAGGATATTCATGAAAATAAGAAAGATGACTTCGGAGGTGTGACTGTCGTCATGGGAGGAGACTTCAGGCAGACTTTGCTAGTGATACCGAATGGAGACCGGGCAGAAATAGTGGGG GTCGGTTCTGAACCAGTTGACAAAGTTGATGTGCCATCGGCCGTGAACGTATGTAAAAACAGAAGAGAGCTAATAACAAAGCTCTATCCCTGCCTCAAAAAAACACAAATCTGGAGAGGGGATGAAGAGTGTTACGAACAAGTTTCAGAGGAGGAACTAACTAACAGAATGATTCTCACGGCACGCAATGATGATGTTAATGAGATCAATGCCAAGGCACTTAATTTTTTGGACGGAGATACACACACATATCTAGCAGCTGATAAGTTGACTCCCGACGAAAGTGGTAGGATACCTCCAATAAGCAATGAATTTCTGCAAAATCTAAACCCTCCAGGAATGCCTTTATTCAAACTGCAACTCAAAGTTGGATGTCCTATAATTTTGATGAGAAATCTCGCTCCCTCTGAAGGACTTTTCAATGGGACAAGGTTGTTGGTGACGCACTGCGGGAAGTATCTTATACAAGCAAAAATCCTGACGGGAAAGAAGAGCAAGATCGGAGAAAAAGTGATGTTGCCTAGGATTCCATCCCAATATTTCATAGTTGAACATAAATATGCTGAGACGGCAGTTTCCAATTCGGTTGGCGTATGCGATGACGATCAACAAATCTCAAGGACAGTCGGCGCAACACGTTGGCATTGA